ttgttttcatttttttgtgggATTTTTTGTATGTGTGTATTTTCAAATgggatttcattttctttaaaaatattggcttaaattatttaatttaatatattttaattaattttttgcagAGGGGATACACCATTTTGCAGCCAAGAATGCAGGCAAGAACAGATTGAAATGGATGAAGCCAGTGAGAAAAGATTGAAactttcttcttcatcatcatcatcaaagaGATCAAGTGCAGTGAGACAGAACAAGGATTCAACAAAAGAGTATGACACCAAGAAAGCTGTACGGACAGGCACAGTGGCTGTGGcctaaaaaagggaaaaaaatatttaaaaaaatataaaatatcaagaatctacaaaaaaaaatggagggggagaaagaaaataaaaaggagaTGAGGGGGCATTTTGCAAATCTTGAGGAGCTCTAATGATATCTGTAAAGAAAGAGGTGGGCAGAAGGAGAAAGGAGAGGAAGATCCACCaaacaattttgatttattttttttttcaaattttattttattttttttgaatttagatGGCATTTCAATTAGTGTCTATATGAGGAGGGCCCTCAATTGAGATTGCCATGAGATATAAATCTTTGTTAAATGATATCTCTATTTGAATGCTAATCTATGAAATTAGAagcattattataattattaattttgtctttttttaatgttttaatgGAATTAAGTGTTTTCTAATTATGTTGCAGCTTTTTGTTGTGGAATGTTATTCTCTTGTTAGCATTAGAGTTGGAATATAG
The nucleotide sequence above comes from Sesamum indicum cultivar Zhongzhi No. 13 linkage group LG11, S_indicum_v1.0, whole genome shotgun sequence. Encoded proteins:
- the LOC105173450 gene encoding uncharacterized protein LOC105173450: MRSGGPYYSGCEYDKQQPHFLDSCFLCRKPLGKNSDIYMYRGDTPFCSQECRQEQIEMDEASEKRLKLSSSSSSSKRSSAVRQNKDSTKEYDTKKAVRTGTVAVA